The genomic stretch tgcttggaattgggccaatcaaaaacgACAGGAAGAACATTTGATTTACCCGGTTCCAAGttgaaaatttgcatgaaatttgcatgcaagccggaATTATATGCATTTCACTAATATCTTGTGATTGGCTCCCACTGTTAACCATCAAAGTCCATAATCATTAGTAGCAAGTATTGGAGAATTACTTACCGGTCcactgcagctggtggtggtggctggatgtcctctgcagctggtggtggtggctggatgtcctctgcagctggtggtggtggctggacgAAGCTGCAGAAAAGTGAAAGAGAACTATGAGTTTCACAGTAAATACTTTGTAGGGCTAAGGAAGGAAGAAATAGCTTGTAATATGTTTATTCTCAAGAAACAGCAAGAAGATACATATACGTAAAGACTCCTGCAAGTGCTTACGGTTCAGCGCTTCCATTGACTTGTTTGGCTAATAAAGTACTTACATTGGATCCTCGGTGTAATCGTCTCGGATCCTGCAAAAAATGATAAGAAATAGCAggatttaatatttttattgtttattggatttttatagcgccaacatataacgCTGTGCTGATGCTATGTCACCTCCTTCCTCTAGTGCAAGGAGCTATAGACCCTCCGGACCACCCCCACCAGTGCTTTCCCCGATCACCCATGTCCCCCTCCAGCACCCAGGAAATAAtgagctgctgggggagggggggggatgattGGGGAAAAGTATTGGAAAGGCTTAACAGAGGCACTTTTTTCTAATGCATTTCTGCAGTAAGGTAAAGACTGAATTGCTGTACTGTGAATACTAATGTTCACCACTAGAGGGGCCTGCGGAGACTGCTTTCAGTCATGGAAGACCCCAATATAACACCTAGGCAAGGGtgtagcaatagtcatagcagctgctatgcggccctggagcagagggggcccagatggtacttgatgtattcaccaaCATTCTTGTGTTCCTTTACCCTGTGATTTTAtctaagtgcccatggactatatgcagtgcagATCACATGAGAATGCAAATCTCCCAGTTacctcatatccataggggagaGGTAGGTGGTCATATCCATAGGGGAGAGGTAGGTGGTCATATCCATAGGGGAGAGGTAGGTGGTCATATCCATAGGGGAGAGGTAGGTGGTCATATCCATAGGGGAGAGGTAGGTGGTCATATCCATTGGGGAGAGGTAGGTGGCATTTCCCAAGAATGCCTACATTTTATGACCCCATgaatgttttgctatggggccccataatgtctAGCTACTCTACTGCACCTAGCCATTCCTTACCTAAATACCTCCTTGTATCACTGAGGGCCCAAAGGAAAGAGGTGTGTCTGCTATCCACAGTGCTAATGGGGGAAATAGTGGAGCTGCTTGTGTATTGCTGTGTATTGTGTATATGGTAATACTCACCTCTTCACCACTTTCCTCCAGGCGTCTTCCTCATCATCCCTATTAAAGGAAACAAATGCAAAATGAGGTTACAATCATTATACAGCAATCTAATGCAGGTCAAACTATAAGATTCAGGTAATACTCACGTGAGGGGGGGCACCGGGTGCATCTCCATGCCGAATATGATGTCGGCAGCCACGGCGGTGATGATCCTAGGAAATAAGACAGAGGGCGAGGCGTTACTTTGgctgttattgctgattaaactcAAAGGTAATACTTACACAGCAACTCGAGAATGGAAAGAAGTCCGGATAAGCGGCTGGTGGCTGGAATGTAATACATGTAATGGAGACACGTGATTACAGGGCCAGTTTATAGCATGGCAGATGTTATAGAGAATTAGTAGTGGGTCTCTTTTTACACCATCCCTGTATATCTCCATGGCTATACAATGTCCTGTAGAACAGGTAGGTGATCAGCTCTCTGGTACATTTTATAGACAACAGTGTGTCCATTGTCTATAAAATGTACCAGAGAGCTGATTGGTCAGTGGTAATACTTACCCCCACACGTTCTCGGGTGTCGGGTTCTGCATGTCTTCGTACGATCTGCAGGGAATAAAGCAGACATGATCTCAGCATACAAGTAAAAGACAACCAAATGCATCTACAAgtat from Hyperolius riggenbachi isolate aHypRig1 chromosome 5, aHypRig1.pri, whole genome shotgun sequence encodes the following:
- the LOC137519325 gene encoding uncharacterized protein, with the protein product MEMHPVPPLTDDEEDAWRKVVKRIRDDYTEDPIFVQPPPPAAEDIQPPPPAAEDIQPPPPAAVDRPPTPGPAEGSPPEAPPAEPAPAPRRTLRARFARAWRRVRGFFTCSSTRTA